Proteins from a single region of Bacteroidota bacterium:
- a CDS encoding SET domain-containing protein, whose amino-acid sequence MAGSGLFTAITIYKEEIIAKFVGEVIDLKEAQKRKAEGKDDYFMNLHDGNTLDCMHTDCFAKYANDVAGTRLKINAFIGMDEHNQVCLIANKTIIAGSEIYCSYGKKYWKQRKHYLDVHK is encoded by the coding sequence ATGGCGGGCAGTGGGTTATTTACCGCGATAACTATTTATAAAGAGGAGATTATTGCAAAATTTGTTGGTGAAGTTATCGATTTAAAAGAGGCTCAAAAACGAAAAGCTGAGGGAAAAGATGATTATTTTATGAACCTGCACGATGGCAACACATTGGATTGTATGCATACCGATTGTTTTGCCAAATACGCAAATGACGTTGCCGGCACCCGATTAAAAATAAATGCTTTTATTGGAATGGATGAACATAATCAAGTATGTTTAATTGCAAATAAAACAATTATAGCAGGTTCAGAAATATATTGCAGTTATGGAAAAAAATACTGGAAGCAGCGGAAACATTATCTTGATGTACATAAATAA
- a CDS encoding DEAD/DEAH box helicase, which yields MEFSAFGFEPELMDGMMSMGFKAPTPIQEQAIPIILKNKDIIACAQTGTGKTAAYLLPVINKIILRGHGSINTLIIVPTRELAVQIDEAIRAFTYFTNLSSIAVYGGNDGAMYEQEKRSFREGVDIIVGTPGRLLSHISQGYLKFDTLQHLILDEADRMLDMGFSDDITRIISNLPEQRQSLLFSATMPHKIRSIAKKILKDPDQINIALSKPAEGVTQGVYILHDNQKMPLLRTILNGRSEIKSILIFSSTKEKVKQLEMELKRLKYNVAAIHSDLEQIQRKAVLRSFSNRELQILVATDILSRGIDIDNIGMVINYDVPGDAEDYIHRVGRTARADTKGEAITFVGLNDQRKLMSIEELIEGEINRLAVPEDLGPTPAYEPKVRRGNTNFRHGGNRNNNRRNNSRR from the coding sequence ATGGAGTTTTCAGCTTTTGGGTTTGAGCCGGAGTTAATGGATGGAATGATGTCGATGGGATTCAAAGCCCCTACACCTATTCAGGAACAAGCCATTCCAATCATTTTAAAAAATAAAGATATCATTGCCTGTGCACAAACAGGAACAGGTAAAACTGCGGCCTATTTGTTGCCGGTTATCAATAAAATTATATTGCGCGGACATGGGTCTATAAATACATTAATTATTGTTCCTACCCGCGAATTAGCCGTTCAAATTGATGAGGCAATAAGGGCATTTACTTATTTTACCAATTTAAGTTCAATTGCAGTTTACGGTGGAAATGATGGTGCGATGTACGAGCAGGAAAAACGTTCGTTCAGAGAAGGTGTAGATATTATTGTGGGTACACCCGGACGTTTATTGTCACATATTTCACAGGGATATTTAAAATTTGATACGTTGCAACATCTTATTTTAGATGAGGCAGACAGAATGTTAGATATGGGTTTTAGTGATGATATTACCCGTATTATTTCGAATTTACCGGAGCAGCGTCAATCACTATTATTTTCTGCAACCATGCCACATAAAATTCGGTCTATTGCGAAAAAAATATTAAAGGACCCTGACCAAATTAATATTGCTTTATCAAAACCGGCAGAGGGTGTTACACAAGGTGTTTATATTTTACACGATAATCAGAAAATGCCATTGTTGCGTACAATTTTAAATGGCAGAAGCGAAATAAAAAGTATACTCATATTTTCATCTACCAAAGAAAAAGTAAAACAATTGGAAATGGAACTCAAACGTTTGAAATATAACGTAGCTGCCATTCATTCCGATTTAGAGCAAATACAGCGTAAGGCGGTATTAAGAAGTTTCAGCAATCGTGAATTACAAATTCTAGTTGCAACCGATATTTTATCGCGTGGTATTGATATCGATAATATCGGGATGGTAATTAATTATGATGTTCCCGGTGATGCGGAAGATTATATACACCGTGTAGGTCGCACAGCACGTGCTGATACAAAAGGTGAAGCCATCACATTTGTTGGTTTAAATGATCAGCGTAAACTGATGAGTATTGAAGAGTTAATTGAAGGGGAAATAAATCGATTAGCAGTACCTGAAGATTTAGGACCTACACCTGCATATGAACCAAAAGTGCGCAGAGGAAATACCAATTTTAGACACGGTGGTAACAGGAATAATAATCGCAGAAATAATTCACGCAGGTAA
- a CDS encoding Crp/Fnr family transcriptional regulator, translating into MTGQTCLSLRAQLRLGWGDINLSDAEIAACVSTIQFEAGSGYIRQQQDILQLGIIHTGAFRLYYFVGKKEMNIRFLLEGDALLDYNQFLSAGNHNFHFEALEKTEILFINLTKLFAGKDQSFIQSGINKLITEYIVRISTEHIGANLFMSCEERYTRFFNENPEIFNRVPLYHIASYLGMEKESLSRIRRTIIEKNKRKLQENTPYKRNILFVGP; encoded by the coding sequence ATGACAGGTCAAACATGTTTATCGCTGCGTGCACAGTTGCGACTGGGTTGGGGTGATATAAATTTAAGTGATGCAGAAATTGCTGCTTGTGTTTCAACCATACAATTTGAAGCAGGTTCGGGTTATATCCGACAACAACAGGATATCTTACAGCTTGGTATTATTCACACGGGCGCGTTTCGGTTGTATTATTTTGTAGGGAAAAAAGAGATGAATATTCGCTTTTTATTGGAAGGAGATGCCCTGTTAGATTACAACCAATTTTTATCTGCCGGCAACCACAATTTTCATTTTGAGGCACTTGAAAAAACGGAGATATTATTTATAAACCTAACAAAATTGTTTGCAGGAAAAGATCAGAGTTTCATCCAGTCCGGAATTAACAAATTAATTACCGAATACATTGTTAGAATCTCCACCGAACATATCGGGGCGAATTTATTTATGAGTTGTGAAGAGCGATACACCCGTTTCTTTAATGAAAACCCGGAAATATTTAACCGGGTGCCGCTGTATCATATCGCGTCTTATTTGGGTATGGAGAAAGAAAGTTTGAGCCGGATTAGAAGGACGATAATTGAGAAGAACAAACGGAAACTTCAGGAAAATACACCTTATAAAAGAAATATTTTATTCGTTGGGCCATAA
- a CDS encoding T9SS type A sorting domain-containing protein, whose protein sequence is MKKLFSMFTAVLLSAAAFQAFGQEQEWVNYSNFTAVTDVEPVGDHLWITAKGGVVDMNTTTLEKTYYKKGDAGLPSSLVEQVAVDATSGTIWVGTYDAGVVEWDGENWLSYDYPTYFLMYRMKFDGFGDLWLQTDAGLYKFDSDDHSYTFINSVGGAGWDFDAWDFDITSDNKVLIFTGEDCLVIDAATNMAIDSFPNTESPVVLGCSPATVRIYGVNADTYLINNSGSLEFQFKDGTYAPAMEGLPEFGFINNITRGTDDNLYLLINSTEIYKLNGLTWEFVNSLGLDYSDKLQFTDGTSFYVNSGDYMAPPTVIKLNATKTTYATQQYNFTSNGISGIVKGADDNIFIASGTSIYQFNAVTDNWDLEVSVPTIYNSMYDLRYYNDMFYVVDNGNLLEYYDGTTWTHIPMAAGYSSVYVFDYDVTADGIVYFINEEGLFKYEAGVTTNLIETGGVASWFISVVYDDMRNLIWLGRTNGIVKYDFVTQDVINATDFPALAEGSSIQEIKQDAAGNIWFGANSGKLYRFDGTDWSDFTASAVDDFVVNINFHDNKVYCGMNGTIGGLWIYDLDDASETNINTLADPLMPSNYLSNFLVTATGDIWIAHTDVGVSVLRTVVEPDGVEDLTVNNMVAYPNPAKTVITFEAANATAFQILDLNGRVLINSNIATINIENLAAGIYLAKAIDANNMVSLSRFTVIK, encoded by the coding sequence ATGAAGAAATTATTCAGCATGTTCACAGCAGTTCTCCTCTCTGCTGCTGCTTTTCAGGCCTTCGGTCAGGAGCAGGAATGGGTAAATTACAGCAATTTTACTGCTGTTACAGATGTGGAACCTGTTGGTGACCACCTTTGGATTACCGCAAAAGGGGGTGTGGTAGATATGAATACCACAACACTTGAAAAAACTTATTACAAAAAAGGTGATGCCGGCTTACCATCTTCATTGGTGGAGCAGGTGGCCGTTGATGCTACTTCAGGAACAATCTGGGTTGGCACTTACGATGCAGGTGTGGTTGAATGGGATGGTGAAAACTGGTTATCCTACGATTACCCGACTTACTTTTTAATGTATCGAATGAAATTTGATGGTTTTGGCGATTTATGGCTGCAAACCGATGCAGGTTTATACAAATTTGACAGTGACGATCATTCCTATACATTTATTAATTCAGTTGGCGGTGCAGGATGGGATTTTGACGCATGGGATTTTGATATCACTTCAGATAATAAGGTTTTAATTTTTACAGGTGAAGATTGTTTGGTAATTGATGCCGCCACAAATATGGCAATTGATTCATTTCCAAATACTGAATCGCCTGTTGTATTAGGTTGTTCGCCTGCAACCGTTCGTATTTATGGTGTAAATGCCGATACCTATTTAATCAATAATAGTGGTAGTCTCGAATTCCAATTTAAAGATGGAACCTATGCACCTGCAATGGAAGGTTTACCGGAATTCGGCTTTATTAATAATATTACAAGAGGCACAGATGATAATTTATATCTGCTCATCAACTCAACAGAAATTTATAAACTCAATGGTTTAACCTGGGAATTTGTGAATAGCCTTGGCTTAGATTATAGTGATAAATTACAATTCACTGATGGAACATCGTTTTATGTAAACAGCGGTGATTATATGGCTCCTCCAACTGTTATTAAATTAAATGCAACTAAAACAACCTACGCAACTCAACAATATAACTTTACTTCAAATGGTATATCAGGTATTGTAAAAGGTGCTGATGATAATATTTTTATTGCTTCAGGTACTTCAATTTATCAATTTAATGCAGTTACCGATAATTGGGATTTAGAAGTTAGTGTGCCAACCATTTACAATTCTATGTATGACTTACGTTATTACAACGATATGTTTTATGTAGTAGATAATGGAAATTTACTTGAATATTATGACGGTACAACCTGGACACATATTCCAATGGCTGCGGGTTATAGTTCAGTGTATGTTTTTGATTATGATGTAACAGCAGATGGCATTGTATATTTTATTAACGAGGAAGGTTTATTTAAATATGAAGCAGGTGTAACTACCAATTTGATTGAAACCGGTGGTGTAGCTTCATGGTTTATTAGTGTTGTTTATGATGATATGCGTAACCTCATTTGGCTGGGTAGAACTAACGGTATTGTAAAATATGATTTTGTTACACAAGATGTAATTAATGCAACCGATTTTCCTGCACTTGCTGAAGGATCAAGTATTCAGGAAATAAAACAGGATGCAGCAGGCAATATTTGGTTCGGCGCAAACTCAGGCAAATTATATCGTTTTGATGGAACAGACTGGTCTGATTTTACTGCAAGCGCAGTGGATGATTTTGTTGTGAATATTAATTTCCATGACAATAAAGTGTATTGTGGTATGAATGGTACCATCGGTGGATTATGGATTTATGATTTAGATGATGCTTCTGAAACTAATATAAATACATTGGCTGATCCGTTAATGCCTTCAAATTATTTATCCAACTTTTTGGTAACTGCAACAGGTGATATCTGGATTGCGCATACTGATGTTGGTGTAAGTGTTTTACGCACAGTTGTTGAACCGGATGGTGTTGAAGATTTAACTGTGAATAACATGGTTGCTTATCCAAACCCTGCAAAAACTGTAATTACATTTGAAGCGGCAAATGCAACAGCATTCCAGATTTTGGATTTGAATGGTCGTGTATTAATCAATTCAAATATTGCAACCATTAACATCGAAAATCTTGCTGCAGGTATTTATCTTGCAAAAGCAATTGATGCAAACAATATGGTTTCATTAAGCAGATTTACAGTTATCAAGTAA
- a CDS encoding lipocalin family protein gives MKRYSYILCVLFITSLGISKSFGQGAADITTQLCFNWTVSAIVIDGAEVAPPALNATDKITITADKNVNMILNGVGYAGTWSVSDNGMWMTIVLSESTATRLKIVELTDTKLTVDHVGQDNIHTILVFNHL, from the coding sequence ATGAAAAGATACTCCTACATTTTATGTGTTTTATTTATCACAAGCCTGGGAATTTCTAAAAGTTTTGGTCAGGGTGCAGCTGATATCACTACACAATTATGTTTTAACTGGACCGTTAGTGCAATTGTAATTGATGGTGCAGAAGTTGCTCCTCCGGCTTTAAACGCTACTGATAAAATTACCATCACTGCCGATAAAAATGTGAATATGATATTAAACGGTGTTGGTTATGCAGGCACTTGGTCAGTTAGCGATAACGGCATGTGGATGACCATCGTATTAAGTGAGTCAACTGCAACACGTTTGAAAATAGTTGAATTAACTGATACCAAATTAACAGTTGATCATGTTGGGCAGGATAATATCCATACCATACTTGTATTTAATCACCTTTGA